The genome window ATTGGCGGCGCCAATATTCTGGCGCACAGCATTGCTTCCGCCATAGGCGCAGAGCCCGTGATCACTACCGCGACCGACATCAACGGCAAGTTCTCGGTGGATTCGTTTGCTGTCTCCCTGGGAATGAACATCGAGAACATGACGCTCGCCAAGGATGTCTCCGCCGCCGTATTGGACGGCAGGTCCGTAGGACTGAAAAGCGACTATCCTATCCATGGCGACATCCCGCATTGCCTCACTCCATCGGAAGGCGGGGACATTGGAATTTACATCACATCCAGCTTTGAAAAAGAACCATATATGAGGACTTTGCGCCTTTTCCCGAAAAACCACATACTGGGGATAGGATGCAGAAAGGGAACCCGCAGGGAAGACATAGAGAAACTGGTATTGTCCGTGCTGGATTCCGCGGACGTATCGATCAATAGCGTAAGGATGGTCGCGAGCATCGATATTAAAGAAGACGAAGAGGGGCTCGTCAAGTTTGCCGCAGAAAATAAGATCCGTACTGTATTCTACTCGTCATCGGAACTTAACATGCTCCCGGACATCGGATATTCAAAATCTGATTTTGTCAAAGGTACGACCGGAGTGGACTGTGTATGCGAGAGGGCAGCGATGGCGGCCTCGCACGGAGGCGAACTAATCATAAAGAAGACCAGCGATGGCGGCGTGACCGTGGCGGTCGTAAAGGAACCTTTCTCGGCGGATTTTGGAGATGAATGATATGATTGGTAGAGCATTGGTGTTTGCCGGTACCACGGAGGGGCGCGAGATAACGGAATTTCTTGCCCGTAACGGAATAAAAGTCACGGTCAGCATGGCGACAGAATACGGAATGACGGTCATAGAGGAAAGCGAGAACGTCAGAGTCGACAGCATACGCGGAGTTATGGAAATGGCAGAGGAGATGAAAGAATACGACGTGGTCGTCGATGCCACACACCCGTACGCCGTCCGCAAATCCGCCCATATAATGGAGGCCTGTGACATCAGCGGTTGTCCCCTCATACGCATAACAAGGCCTGAAAGCATCAGTAATAAACAGTTTGTCACCGTGCCGGACACCAGATCCGCTGCCGAATTTTTGATCGGTAAAGAGGGCAACATTCTAGTGGCCACAGGAAGCAACGAACTGGCAGAATTTACATTGATTCCCGAATACAGGAAAAGAGTTTTCGCAAGGGTCCTTTCCATCCCTTCCGTCGCAGAAAAATGCTCCCGTCTAGGCTTCGAAGGAAAGAACCTGATATGTATGGAGGGTCCCTTCTCTGAAGAACTGAACTATGCTATGCTGAAACATGTCGATGCCGAGTATCTCGTCACCAAGGATTCCGGCAGCGCGGGGGGGTTCGATGAAAAGATCGCGGCCGCCGCAAGAGCAGGAGTCAAAGTAATAGTTATCGGGCGTCCGTCAGAGGAAGATGGTGTTGCTCTGGAGGAAGCGGAAGAGATACTTTTGAAGGTATTCTCGATCCGAGAACCGAAAATCGGCAAACGCCTCGTAACCATCGTAGGGATAGGCGTCGGAAACACAGACGGCATTACGTTCGAAGTGCTCAACGCGATTGCGGATGCAGACCTGGCGATAGGCGCCTCCAGGATGCTGGAGTCCGTAGATACAGGCAATGCAGACACATATGTAGAATATCGTTCCGATAAAATTGCCGACTACATAGACAGTAACGTTCATTACCGTAAAATCATAGTACTGATGTCTGGAGACACGGGATATTACAGCGGGACCAAGGGACTTATCGACAGACTGGACCATAATAAGCTCGAAGTCAGAGTACTGCCCGGAATATCGTCGGTTTCGTACTTCTTTTCAAAGATCGGGACTTCGTGGGACGATGCTTTTTTGACCAGTGCCCACGGCAGGGACTGCAATCTCGTTGGACTTGCGAAACGCCACAAAAAGGTCTTCACCCTGCTCAGCGGAGAAGATTCGGTCCGGAGAATGTGTTCCGAACTCGTCGACTACAATATGGGCAACGTAAACTTGACCATAGGTCAGGATTTCGGGACTCGGGAAGAGAAGGTCACAGTTGGAAAACCGCATGACCTCCTCGACGAGGAATTCGGGGTGCTTTGCGTAGCTCTCATAGAGAACCCCGAGGCTTCGGATAAAAATCCCATAAGTATGCCGGATGACGATTTCATAAGAGGCGATGCTCCTATGACCAAGAGCGAGGTCCGTTCCCTGTCGGTGGCCAAGCTTAAACTGTGCAGTGATTCCGTGGTCTATGATGTCGGGGCCGGGACGGGCTCCGTTTCAGTGGAAATGGCATCTGTTGCCGTATCCGGGCATGTTTATGCCGTTGAGAAGGATGATGCGGCCTCTGCGCTAATATCGCTCAACTGCAGGAAGTTTGGAACACCCAACGTCACCGTTGTCAGAGGAGAGGCGCCCGAAGCGCTTGCGGGCCTTCCTGCACCCACACATGCATTCATAGGCGGGTCGACGGGTAAACTGAAAGACGTGATGAACACATTGCTTGAAAAGAATCCAAAAATACGTATTGCGATCACTTCGGTCACCTTGGAGACCATGGCTGAAACCGCGCGTTGCATGAAGGATCTGAACGTCATAGAAGAAGAGACTCTTTGCGTCAACATATCTAAAGCCAGGATCGCCGGCAGCTATCATCTGATGACGGCCCATAACCCCGTGTATATAACATTGTGCAGGGGGAGCTCTGCTTGAGCCTTCCCCGGTTTATGATAGCCGCTCCGGCCAGCGGAAGCGGTAAAACGTTGATCACATGCGGAATCCTCCAAGCGCTGGTGGATCGCGGGATGAAGGTCGCTTCGTTCAAATGCGGCCCCGATTACATCGACCCGATGTTTCACAGTCGCGTGATAGGTACCAGGTCGAAGAACCTCGATGCTTTCTTTTGCAACGACGATATGCTCAGGTATCTGTTCGCAAGGTCTGCCGATGGCATGGACATCTCGGTAATCGAGGGAGTTATGGGATTTTATGACGGGATCGCAGCAGCTTCCACAGAAGCGAGCTCATACGACGTGTCCGAAAAAATAGGGGCGCCCGTGATATTGATGATAGATTGCAAAGGTACCAGCGTATCCTGTATTCCTGTAATAAACGGTTTTTTGAAATTCCGCAAAAACGGCATACGCGGGGTAATACTGAACCAGATGTCCGAGCGGATATACAAGGAGCTTAAACCTGCAATCGAACGCGAGACCGGGACGGAGGTTTTAGGATACGTTCCCAAGGTGACCGATCTGTTACTGGAAAGCAGGCATTTAGGACTTGTTCTACCGAATGAGATCGAAGGGCTGAAAGCCAAACTTTCAGGGCTGGCTAAATTACTTGAAAATACTGTCGATATTGACCGGATAATCGAAATCGCCGGCCATGCGCCTGATATCGAAGTTAATGTCCCGGTAATAAAAAAACTAAGAGAGAAGATCAGGATCGCTGTGGCCCAAGATGATGCTTTCTGTTTTACATATGAAGATAATTTGGAACTGCTGGCACAATGCGGTGCCGAGATCGTGGGATTCTCCCCTTTGACCGACAGCAAACTTCCGGAGGGAATCAAAGGACTTGTCTTATCAGGGGGATATCCAGAAATGCATGCCGAAGCTTTGAGCAAAAACAGTTCGATGCTTGAGGACATCCGTTCAAAACTTGACGGAGGAATGCCTTGCATGGCTGAATGCGGAGGATTCATGTATCTCCACGAAGAACTTGAAGATCATGAACACAAATTCTGGCCGATGGTCGGATATATCAAAGGAAAGACCTTCAACACGCGCAGACTTACAAGATTCGGCTACGTCACCCTGGTCCCCAGCAATGGCCAGATGCTTCCTGAAAATAGCTCCATCAAAGGCCATGAATTTCACTACTGGGACAGTGAAAGCTGCGGTCAGGATTGGACAGCAGAGAAGACCTCTGGAAAAAAGTACACATGCATCCACGGTTCCGACAGAGTCATTGCAGGATTTCCCCACATATACTATTACTCGAACCCGGAGCTCCCATATTCATTCCTGAGGGCCTGCGAAAAATACAACGGATGATTAGATCCCCGTTTCCGACGCGATTGCTTCGAGTAAATCGCGGAATGTGGAATTTTTAGGTACAATATCGGGCTCTCTGCCGAGCATGCGCAGGGCTTCAGATGTCGGCCTGCCTATTGCAGCGACTTTGATATCTCCCATGATCTCGACAGCTCTCGAATCTCCGACCTGATCTCTAATTTGGGAGTAGAATATTTTAGCTGATAACGGACTTGTAAATGCCATAACGTCTACCTTTCCACCTTTTATCGCCGTTATAAGGTGAAGCAACGCGCTGTTAATTCCGAACTCTTCAAGCTTGTAGGTTGCAACGCTTACCGTTTCCGCGCCTGCTGCCCCGAGACCGTTGTAAAGTACGTCGGAACCGCTGTCGGACCTCATCAGCAGTACGGTCTTTCCTTTGACCGAATCCTTAAGGAGATCTACGATCCCGGCAGAGGAGAACTCTTCGGGCAATGCGTCGGTGCTGATGCCCGCCGATTTCAGAGCGTTCCCGGTGCTGGGACCTATGGATATTATCTTGATCTTGCTGAACAGCCGAACGAAGTCCTCGCCGTACGCTTTAACACATTCTTCGACAGCCGTCACGGAACCGAACACCGCAAAGGAGGCCGTGCCTGATAAAATCATATGCCTGGCTCTTTCGAATTCATCCCTGTCTCCCGAAATTATCTTCATTGAAGGGGCGGCAATTACATCGAACCCCATCTCCTCGGCCTCTTTGATGGAATCTTTCAGCCTTTCGATAGGCCTTGTAAATCCGATCATGGTCATTGCATGTCCCCCAGCTTCTCGCGTAACGATGCGACGCTGCCTATTACCATTATACCGGGGGGCACCATATTTTTCTCGGCGATGGTGCCTGCCAGCTTTGAAACGACTGTCAATTCGACACGCTGTTCCGGAGTGGACCCGCTGGTTATTACGGCGGCCGGAGTATCCGGTGACATTCCGCCATCGATCAGACCTTTCGATATCGCGCCCGCGTTCCCGAGTCCCATAAGGACGACGATCGTACCGTGACTGTCTGCCAGCGCCTTCCAGTCTACCCTGTCTCCCTTGCGGTCCTCCTTCTCGTGACCGGTGACGAATGTTACCATTGATGCATGGTCTCTGTGAGTTACGGGAATGCCCGCAAGCTCAGGAACGGATATTGAAGAAGACACGCCTGGCACTACGTGTACCTCTGCGCCCGCTTCCCTAAGTTCCTCGGCCTCTTCGGCACCTCGCCCAAAAAGGAACGGGTCTCCTCCTTTAAGCCTGACGACCGTCTTTCCTTCGTTTGCGTATTTTACCAGAAGCTCGTTGGTCTCCCACTGCCTGAGATGATGGTCCCCGCCCCGCTTACCTGCATCTATGAGGTCTGCACCTTCCTTGCAAAGTGCCAGCAGTCCCGGGTTGGAAAGCGCGTCGTACATCACTACGTCCGCCTCCATAAGAATCTCTCTTCCCCTGACCGTTATGAGCCCCAGATCTCCCGGCCCTGCACCGACCAGATATACTTTTCCTTTCATAATTTCAGCCTCGGCCTCTTCCCAGTAAGATAGTCCGCGATATCCAGAAGTTCGTCCATGATGTAAGCTTCCGGTATAGTTGTGTCCACGTAGACCGGTTCGGGCGTATATGTGAAAGATATCGCCCTGACTCTGATCTCGTCCCCTTGGTATTTTGCATTTATTCCTACAGGCGAAGAACAACCTGCTCCCATGAACTTCATGATACCTCTCTCGGCTCCTGTCTCGAGGCGAGATATATAATCATTGACTTTGAGCAGCTTGGATTTCGTTTCCTCGTCATCGTCCCTGCACTCTATCGCTATGGTCCCCTGAGCAGGCGCAGGGATAAAGATATCCGGGTCCAGGATGAATGCCGGACGGTCGATGCCCATCCTTTCGAGGCCGGCCTTTGCAAGCACTATAGCGTCATATTCGCCACTGTCCAGCTTGTAAAGTCTCGTGTGTATGTTACCCCTCAGTTGATTGATCTTTAGGTCCGGCCTTATGTGCCTCAGGAGATGCTCTCTCCTTACCGAAGCTGTACCTATCACGGCCCCTTCCGGAAGTTCTTCCAATGGACAGGGGAGAATAACATCCTCGGGGCTGTCCCTTTCCAGAACCGCACCTATCTTCAGCCCCTGCCTCAATGTCGTAGGAATATCTTTGAAAGAATTCACGGAAACATCTATGTCCTTCCTCAGCAGGGCATCGTCCAGCTCCCTGACGAACGCGCCGACGGCGCTCATTCCGTTCAGAGGTGATTTTAAGTCTTTGTCCCCTAGGGATTTTATGGCTACGATTTCACACTGGGTACCGACGCAACTCCCCTGCAGCCTTTTGATGAATATCTCTGTCTGCCTCATCGCGAGTTTACTTTCTCTCGTTCCTACGATCATCTTACCGCTCCTTTCAGGAAAGAACCGAACGCCTCGACCGTTGCCGCTATGTCCTCGGAGTTGTGCGCCGCAGATACGAACCAGTCCTCCAACGCGGAGGGTGCCAGATATATTCCCTTACCTAGCATGTGTTTGAACATTCTGTTAAACATATCGCGGTCTGTCTTGGAAGCATCGGATCCATTGGTTACCGATTCGATACCGAAATATACGGTCATCATGGAGCCGACCCCGTTGACACAACCCTTTACCTTGCTGTCCTCCAACAGATCCGACAGCGATTTCCTCAGAGTATCCGAACGTTCGTTCAGCTCGGTGTATCTGATGCCTTTGCTCATGTAGTTTATCTGTGCCATTCCCGCAACTGCGGAAATCGGGTTCCCTGCATATGTGCCAGCGGCGTAAACTTTACCGGAGGGAGCGATTTTTTCCATTATCTCGCGCCTGCCCATCAAAGCCGATCCGGACAGCCCGCCTCCCATGACCTTTGCGCATGTGGTCATGTCTGGGGTGACACCATATAGCTCCTGTGCACCTCCGCTCGTCAGTCTGAATCCTGTGATCACTTCGTCGAATATGAGGACCGTTCCGGCCTCCTTGGTTATCTTTCTGACCTCTTGAAGATATCCTTTTTCAGGCGGGACCACCCCTATGTTGCCCATGACCGGCTCCATTATTACGCATGCGGGTTTTTCCGCATCGATGACCTCCGCCAGCCCCTCGATGTCATTGTATTCCGCTATGAAAGTATTTTTTACAGCGTCTTTCGGCACACCTTCGGAGCTGGGTCGGCTGCGGTATCCTTCATCGCGTTCGGCCAGAACGGAGTCGTGCGCGC of Methanomassiliicoccaceae archaeon contains these proteins:
- a CDS encoding cobalamin biosynthesis protein, whose protein sequence is MIYIVAFSAKGCSTAANISRTLEEKEFRLFSKTSGDSRCEKIDVPISEWTGAAFQEAEGIVFVGAAGIAVRAIAPHLKSKMTDPAVVCVDELGRYCIPLLSGHIGGANILAHSIASAIGAEPVITTATDINGKFSVDSFAVSLGMNIENMTLAKDVSAAVLDGRSVGLKSDYPIHGDIPHCLTPSEGGDIGIYITSSFEKEPYMRTLRLFPKNHILGIGCRKGTRREDIEKLVLSVLDSADVSINSVRMVASIDIKEDEEGLVKFAAENKIRTVFYSSSELNMLPDIGYSKSDFVKGTTGVDCVCERAAMAASHGGELIIKKTSDGGVTVAVVKEPFSADFGDE
- the cobK gene encoding precorrin-6A reductase; protein product: MIGRALVFAGTTEGREITEFLARNGIKVTVSMATEYGMTVIEESENVRVDSIRGVMEMAEEMKEYDVVVDATHPYAVRKSAHIMEACDISGCPLIRITRPESISNKQFVTVPDTRSAAEFLIGKEGNILVATGSNELAEFTLIPEYRKRVFARVLSIPSVAEKCSRLGFEGKNLICMEGPFSEELNYAMLKHVDAEYLVTKDSGSAGGFDEKIAAAARAGVKVIVIGRPSEEDGVALEEAEEILLKVFSIREPKIGKRLVTIVGIGVGNTDGITFEVLNAIADADLAIGASRMLESVDTGNADTYVEYRSDKIADYIDSNVHYRKIIVLMSGDTGYYSGTKGLIDRLDHNKLEVRVLPGISSVSYFFSKIGTSWDDAFLTSAHGRDCNLVGLAKRHKKVFTLLSGEDSVRRMCSELVDYNMGNVNLTIGQDFGTREEKVTVGKPHDLLDEEFGVLCVALIENPEASDKNPISMPDDDFIRGDAPMTKSEVRSLSVAKLKLCSDSVVYDVGAGTGSVSVEMASVAVSGHVYAVEKDDAASALISLNCRKFGTPNVTVVRGEAPEALAGLPAPTHAFIGGSTGKLKDVMNTLLEKNPKIRIAITSVTLETMAETARCMKDLNVIEEETLCVNISKARIAGSYHLMTAHNPVYITLCRGSSA
- a CDS encoding cobyrinate a,c-diamide synthase, giving the protein MSLPRFMIAAPASGSGKTLITCGILQALVDRGMKVASFKCGPDYIDPMFHSRVIGTRSKNLDAFFCNDDMLRYLFARSADGMDISVIEGVMGFYDGIAAASTEASSYDVSEKIGAPVILMIDCKGTSVSCIPVINGFLKFRKNGIRGVILNQMSERIYKELKPAIERETGTEVLGYVPKVTDLLLESRHLGLVLPNEIEGLKAKLSGLAKLLENTVDIDRIIEIAGHAPDIEVNVPVIKKLREKIRIAVAQDDAFCFTYEDNLELLAQCGAEIVGFSPLTDSKLPEGIKGLVLSGGYPEMHAEALSKNSSMLEDIRSKLDGGMPCMAECGGFMYLHEELEDHEHKFWPMVGYIKGKTFNTRRLTRFGYVTLVPSNGQMLPENSSIKGHEFHYWDSESCGQDWTAEKTSGKKYTCIHGSDRVIAGFPHIYYYSNPELPYSFLRACEKYNG
- a CDS encoding uroporphyrinogen-III synthase; its protein translation is MTMIGFTRPIERLKDSIKEAEEMGFDVIAAPSMKIISGDRDEFERARHMILSGTASFAVFGSVTAVEECVKAYGEDFVRLFSKIKIISIGPSTGNALKSAGISTDALPEEFSSAGIVDLLKDSVKGKTVLLMRSDSGSDVLYNGLGAAGAETVSVATYKLEEFGINSALLHLITAIKGGKVDVMAFTSPLSAKIFYSQIRDQVGDSRAVEIMGDIKVAAIGRPTSEALRMLGREPDIVPKNSTFRDLLEAIASETGI
- the cobA gene encoding uroporphyrinogen-III C-methyltransferase; protein product: MKGKVYLVGAGPGDLGLITVRGREILMEADVVMYDALSNPGLLALCKEGADLIDAGKRGGDHHLRQWETNELLVKYANEGKTVVRLKGGDPFLFGRGAEEAEELREAGAEVHVVPGVSSSISVPELAGIPVTHRDHASMVTFVTGHEKEDRKGDRVDWKALADSHGTIVVLMGLGNAGAISKGLIDGGMSPDTPAAVITSGSTPEQRVELTVVSKLAGTIAEKNMVPPGIMVIGSVASLREKLGDMQ
- the hemC gene encoding hydroxymethylbilane synthase encodes the protein MIVGTRESKLAMRQTEIFIKRLQGSCVGTQCEIVAIKSLGDKDLKSPLNGMSAVGAFVRELDDALLRKDIDVSVNSFKDIPTTLRQGLKIGAVLERDSPEDVILPCPLEELPEGAVIGTASVRREHLLRHIRPDLKINQLRGNIHTRLYKLDSGEYDAIVLAKAGLERMGIDRPAFILDPDIFIPAPAQGTIAIECRDDDEETKSKLLKVNDYISRLETGAERGIMKFMGAGCSSPVGINAKYQGDEIRVRAISFTYTPEPVYVDTTIPEAYIMDELLDIADYLTGKRPRLKL
- a CDS encoding glutamate-1-semialdehyde 2,1-aminomutase; the protein is MKDRSSELFERALKVTPGGVSSPVRAFMPNPLFIESAKGSKIKDADGNEYIDYCMAYGPMVAGHACEEVINAVKSYLDRGTLFGAPSEPELQLIELISSRIPSAEMVRLACSGAEATMHAIRAARGFTGRDGIVKMNGGYHGAHDSVLAERDEGYRSRPSSEGVPKDAVKNTFIAEYNDIEGLAEVIDAEKPACVIMEPVMGNIGVVPPEKGYLQEVRKITKEAGTVLIFDEVITGFRLTSGGAQELYGVTPDMTTCAKVMGGGLSGSALMGRREIMEKIAPSGKVYAAGTYAGNPISAVAGMAQINYMSKGIRYTELNERSDTLRKSLSDLLEDSKVKGCVNGVGSMMTVYFGIESVTNGSDASKTDRDMFNRMFKHMLGKGIYLAPSALEDWFVSAAHNSEDIAATVEAFGSFLKGAVR